In the genome of Raphanus sativus cultivar WK10039 chromosome 4, ASM80110v3, whole genome shotgun sequence, one region contains:
- the LOC108851484 gene encoding uncharacterized protein LOC108851484 — protein sequence MGRSALIHLIRSQSRRLSSSSSFTSGYGRSIAGTWLPSPSSSSVIPKVRFPEAQTLYQRSWASSSRANTREEDNDDEHKISIGPQDKKQDNDGGGVVYHGPISSTIKKVKLLSLSTCCLSVSLGPVITFMTSPGLNVIMKGAVASTVIFLSASTTAALHWFVSPYVHKLRWQPGSDTFEVEMMTWLATFAPKTLKFSDVRYPDTQRPFVSFKADGEYYFVDAERCPNKALLARLTPPKDAHDSAFKNL from the exons ATGGGAAGATCAGCTTTGATTCACTTAATCCGCTCTCAGTCTCGCcgtctctcttcctcctcctcattCACTTCAG GATATGGCCGGTCAATAGCAGGGACATGGTtaccatcaccatcatcatcatcagtgaTCCCTAAGGTCAGATTCCCTGAGGCTCAAACTCTTTACCAGAGAAGCTGGGCATCATCATCTAGAGCAAACACTAGAGAGGAAGATAATGATGATGAGCACAAGATCAGCATCGGACCACAAGACAAGAAACAAGACAACGACGGAGGCGGTGTTGTTTACCACGGCCCAATCTCATCAACCATCAAAAAAGTGAAACTCCTCTCGCTCTCCACCTGCTGCCTCTCCGTCTCTCTCGGCCCAGTCATCACCTTCATGACTTCCCCCGGACTCAACGTGATCATGAAAGGCGCTGTTGCCTCCACCGTGATCTTCCTCAGCGCTTCCACCACCGCTGCTCTCCACTGGTTCGTCAGCCCTTACGTCCACAAGCTGAGGTGGCAGCCTGGTTCCGACACTTTCGAGGTGGAGATGATGACTTGGCTCGCGACGTTTGCGCCGAAGACGCTGAAGTTCTCGGACGTGCGTTATCCGGACACGCAGAGGCCGTTTGTGAGTTTTAAGGCGGATGGGGAGTACTACTTTGTGGATGCGGAGCGGTGTCCCAACAAGGCGTTGTTGGCTAGGCTTACTCCTCCCAAGGATGCTCATGACTCTGCTTTCAAGAACTTGTGA